Part of the Maridesulfovibrio sp. genome, CAGAACGGGGCGATGAATCCTCCGCTGGCTCCGTCCACGTGAACAGGGATATCAAGGCCGGTTTCTTCCTGAAGCTTATCCAGAGCTTCGCAGACTTCTTTGACCGGTTCGTAGTCGCAGGTGAATGTCACCCCAAGGGTGGGCACTACTCCGATGGTGTTTTCGTCGCAGCGCTTGATCACTTCTTCGGGGCTCATTATCAAGCGGTCCTTTTCCATGGGGATTTCACGCAGTTCAACATCCCAGTACTTGGCGAATTTATGCCAGCAGATTTGGACCGGTCCGCAGATCATGTTCGGTTTGTCCACAGTCTTGCCTTGTGCTTTCATCTTCTCGCGCCAGCGCCATTTCATGGCCATGCCGCCGAGCATGGCTGCCTCGGATGAACCCGTAGTGGAGCAGCCTAAGGTGTTTGCTGCATCCGGTGAGTTCCAAAGGTCGGCCAGCATGTGCACGCAGCGGTTTTCAAGTTCAGCTGTCTGGGGATACTCATCTTTGTCGATCATATTTTTGTCCACGCACTCGTCCATGAGCTGGTGGATTTCAGGATCTACCCATGTGGAGCAGAAGGTCGCCAGATTCTGGCGGGAGTTCCCATCAAGCATCAGCTCATCATGAACTACCTGATATACATCTCTTGGAAGGTGTTCTTCTTCAGGGAATTTATATTTGGGCATGGTCAGGGAAAGATCAGATGAGGCGTAAATATCATCCAGCAGTTCTGCCCTTATCTTGTCCTTTTCGTGCAGCATGTCATAGCTCCTGGTTAATTTGTTTTATTTAAGAGATGATGCCGGGCCGATTACCGGTCCCGTTTCCAGTCCGGTTTTTTCAAAGCGTTTATCAGTAAAGGAATACCCACAAATACAACCATGCCTGCGGCGACAAGGGCGACATACAGTGCCGGATTACCTACCTTAAGGTTTGTGGGCGGGAAGAATCCGACGATCAGGGCAAAGACCACTCCCAAGAGGCCGATGCCGGCGACAGCGCATAGACCGACCAGTCCACCCGGGACCTTATATGTCCGTGGCAGGTCGGGGCGGGTGTAGCGCAGTTTGATGGCTGCAGCATACATCATGATATACATGACCAGATACAGAGTCACGGTCATGGCTGAAATCATGAAGAAGGCCACGCTTACATTGTCCATGACGAAATACAGTCCGGCGAGCAGGCTTACTATCACAGCCTGAATCATGAGAATGTTGATCGGCATTCCGTTCTTGTTGGTTTTTGCCAGCAGGGGAGGCAGTTCTCCCTGATCTGCAGTATGCAGAAGCCCCCGGCTGGGGCCGCTGATCCATGACATAACCCCGCCGATGGCTCCGAAGGCTACAAGCAGTCCGATTACGGGAGTCATAAAACTGAGGTTGAATTTAGAGAGAAGCATTTTAAAGGCTTGCATTAGCCCTGCTGTCAGGCTGATTTCATGAGCCGGAATTACTGCAGCCACGCAGAGTGATCCAAGAGTAAAAAGCAGGAAGATTATAGCAGCTGCCAGAAACATGGATTCCGGGAATTGTTTGCCCGGATCTTCAAGTTCATTGGCGTGAACCGCATGAACTTCCACACCGGCGAAAAGTAGGATGATCCCGGCAAGGAAGGCCACGCTTCCAAGTCCGTTTATGCTGGGAAAGAGCCTTGCATGGGGAAGTTGTCCCGCTGCTTTTTCCGCAGCTTCAACAGCCGGTGAAACCTGCAGGAACTCAAGGGGATTGCCCATATTTACCCAGAGCAGGCCGAGCACGATGATCAGGATTCCGGGAAGCACTGTTCCCAGCAGGACCCCGTATTTGGTTACCTTGCTGACAAGATCAGTTCCGGCAAGAGTGATGAAGGTGGCCCCCCAGTACGCAACCAGAATTACTGAACCGGTATATGCGCCGCTGTTGGCCAATCCGGGGTCCATAAATAGGTATGCCAGAGCTCCGGCGGCAAATCCAAGCACCGTTGGGTACCAGACAACATTCTGGATCCATTGTAGCCAGATTGCCGTAAATCCCCATCTGGAGCCGAAAGCCGCTTTGACCCAGGTGTAGATTCCTCCTGATTCTTTGGAAAAGGCTCCGCCCAGCTCTGCTGCGACCAGCGAGGCTGGAATAAGAAAGATAAGAGTGGAAAAGAGGATGTAGAAAATCATGGATAAGCCTTCGCGGGCCATCATAGGAAGACCGCGCAGGCTGCATACCGCCGCTACGGTCATCATGGAAAGGGTAAACACCGACAATCTTTTTTTTGCAGGACTTGGCATAAGCAGTATTCCTTATACATTGTAATGGTATCCGTGATAAGATCTGTGCAGCCTTCTTCCAATATTTCTTAAGAGTTTACAGTTAACTTAAATTTCTACGACACTGAGTGGAAAAGATCAACCGGAGACAATAAAAAAGGCTGTAACTTATGTCTTTAACAATAAATTTGAGGAAGTTTGCGCAAAAATAAGGTGGCTCTTGTTACATTCGTAGCTTTCTTAGACTAAGAATAGATTGATGAGGTATGATATACAGAGGGTGTAAGTAATAAGTGACAGTTTTTGTTGTATGGCGACAAAAACGTCGTAAGGGCTTTCAAGCCTGATAATTCGATTGTTTTGCCTGTTTTTTACGATTTTACGACACTATCGTCGTATGCATCAGAGAATGTAAAATTCGACTATTGCGCCAACTTTCACAAGCTGTGCGTGGGTTTTCGTGAGTCCTTACTATTTTGGCCCGTTTATTGCTCAAAAGGGGTCGATGCGGCTGCAGACGCATTAGCATGGATCTCATGCACCAAAGGGGTGATTGCCGGATGACCGGCAGTTGCAAGATAGCACAATCAACAAATGCTCTTTACTGATAATTTTATATAAAAGAGTTGCAAGCGTACTGACTTAAGGGAGGAAGTATGGCTACAAATGGTAATGGTGAAGGGGCGGACCTTCGACCAGATTTAAAGATCCTTGTTCCGGCTACGCTGGTGCTTTTGGGCATCATCGCTTGTTCTATTCTTTTCACCGAGGCAAGTGAAAAAGTTCTCAAAGCGGCTTACTCCGTTTTCACCCATAACACAGGAACTCTCTACCTTTGGGTAACCGTAGGTATGATGATTTTGTGTGCGTTTTTCATGTTCTCCAGCTACGGCAATATCAAGTTTGGTGATGAAGATGAAAAACCTGAATTCAATAACTTCTCATGGATCGCCATGATGTTCTGCTCCGGTGTTGCCGGTGCAGTTATGTTCTGGTCAATTGTTGAGCCTCTGTTCAACCTGGCTTACCCCCCAAAATTTGCAGAACCCCTGAGCAGGGAGTCCTTTGAGTGGGCTATGTCCTACGTTCTGCTGCACTGGGGACCGGTAACATGGCCTTGGTACATGGTTACCGCATTGCCCATCTGCTACATGTTCTATAAGCGCAAAAAGCCTGTTCTTCGTATCAGTGCTGCTGCAGAACCTGTTCTCGGCGAGAGAGTCAACGGCGGCATCGGCAAGGGAATCGAGGTTTTCTTCATCATCGGTCTCATGTTCTCCAATGCCGCTGTTATGGGCGTTTCCGTTCCCATTGTTAACCACGCTCTGGCCCAGACTCTCGGCATCGAACCCAGCTTTACCCTCGAAATGATCATTCTCGCTGTCAGTGCGGTAATTTTCACTGCCAGTGTTTCCATGGGTCTGAGTAAAGGTATTAAGCTCCTTTCAGATGCTAACGTAGTTATCGCCTTGTCCATGGTTTTCTTCTGCCTCGTGGCAGGTCCCACCGTGTTCATCATGGATAACTTCACCAACTCTTTCGGTCAGATGGTTGGTAACTTCTGGTCCATGATTTTCTGGACCGATCCTTACACCAAAGGAACCTTCCCGCAGGATTGGACAATCTTCTATGCGTTGTGGATGGCTTCCTACGGTCCTTTCATGGGGCTGTTCATCGCCCGCATTTCCCGCGGACGTACTGTAAGAAACGTAATCGGTATGGGTCTGGCCGGCGGTATTGCCGGTTCCTACATGATCCACGCTGTATTCGGTGGTTACACCATGTGGGCACAGCTCACCGGTGTTGTTGATGCTGTAGGTGTACTCAAAGCCAGTGGCGGCCCTGCTGCTCTGGTTGCTGTTCTGAGCACCCTGCCTGCAGGTCATGCCGTACTCATCGGTTACTGCGTATTTTCCACCATCTTCCTGGCTACCAGTGTAGACTCCTGCGCATATGTAATTTCCTGCTCAGCGACTACCAAGCTGGTTCCTGGACACGAACCTACTCGTGGTCATCGTTTTTACTGGGCTGCCGTTCAGGCAGGTCTGGCACTTGCGGCGATTACCATGGGCGGTCTTGGTCCGGTTAAGATCTTCGCGAACTTTTCCGGAGCACTCATGCTTATCCCCATCGCATTTGCGGTAGCGGCATGGTTCAAGATGGTTAAGGAAGATAATGCGCTGCTAATGTGTTGCAAACCCAAGAATTAAACAACCTCGCGTAGCAAAGGGAAAGACCCTTGAGCCCTGACGGATAACCCTCTCAGGGGTCTGCCCTTGCGCAAGAGAAAAAACATAAGTAGTTGAAATAAAAGGAGAAATGAAATGGCAGCTAAAGCGAAAAGAGTAGCACTGCTCGGATTTGACTGCGCAATTCCCAAGAGACTCGAAGCTCTTATTGAAGAAGGCGCACTGCCCAACTTTAAAAAGTTCAAGGCCGAAGGCTCTTATATGACTGAAGGGTACAACATGCCTACAGTTACCCCGCCTTCCTGGGCTACCATCTGCACCGGTGCATTCCCCCGCACCCACGGAGTAGAGGACTACTACTATTACAATGAAGGTGAGTCCCTTCACTTCTCCAAGTGCGTTCAGGCTTTCGGCTCTGATATGCTGACTGCCCAGACCATCTGGGATGCATGGGATAAAGCCGGTAAAAAGTCTCTCGTTGTCAACTACCCCGTTTCCTGGCCTTCCAAAATGGAAAACGGCATCATGGTTCAGGGTGAAGGTCTTTCCCCTGCTGAGCACCGCTGGCAGATCGAAGGTTACGAACACAAGGAATGGCTCTGTGCTGAATCCTGCGTAGCTACCGATTTCTACCCCATCGGCGTTCAGGCCCGTTTCGAAGAAGCAGAAGGCTGGAAGAACATCCCCGAAGAAGTTGAAGATCAGGAACCTCTCGAAATGGTCATCCCCATGGAATTCGGCCATGCTATGGATCCCCTCAAGCCCCAGACCTGGTACGGCCTGACTTGGGAATCCGAAGATGACGGTTACGATATCTTCGCTCTTTGTCCTGAAAAAGACTTTTCCAAAGCTTTCTTCACCATCAAGCTGCGTGAGTGGTCTGATGTAATTGAATCCAATTTCACCATCGAGTCCGACGGCCGTGTTGAAAAAGGCTACTTCCGCTGCAAGCTGATGGAACTCTCCGATGACGCTGAAGATTTCAAACTGTACATCTCCGGCATCAACGGCACCAAAGGTTACTGCGCACCTGCAGATGCTCTGCAGAATGTGGACTTCACCAAAAACATCATTGCTAACGACATGGGCTTCGTAGGTCATGCCAACGGCATCATTGATGACGAAACCATTCTCGAGCTGGCACAGTTCCACTCCGAGTGGATCACTGAAGTTCTGACCACCCTTATGAAGGACAACCCGGATTGGGATCTGGTCTACATGCACACCCACCTCATCGACTGGTTCTACCATGGCTTCCTCGACAAGATGGACAGCGATGATGAAGCAGTTCGTGAACACGCTTACAACCTTGAGCGCGCAATCTACCAGATCGAAGACAGATTCCTCGGCAACATGATGGCAATCATGCCTGAAGATGCACTGACCTGCCTGATCTCCGACCACGGTGCAACACCCATCGGACCTATCCTCAACACTGCTGAAGCACTGAAGCAGGCCGGTCTGACCGCTTATGAAGCACGTGAAGGTGAAGGTAACTTCTTTGATGAGTCCGAAGGCTTCAACTACGAACTCATCCCCGAGAAATCCAAGGCTGTTCCCCAGCGCTACATGTTCGTCTACGTAAACCTCAAGTCCAAGTACCCCGGCGGTATTGTTGAGGACGAAGATTACGAAAAAGTACGTAATGAAATCATCGACGCACTTTACGACTACAAACACCCCGAAACCGGCGAGCGTCCTGTAATGTGCGCCATCCCCAAAGAAGACGCAAAAGTCTTCGGTATGGGCGGCGAGCAGGCCGGTGACGTTGTTTACGTTCTCAAGCCTGAATATATGGCTGAACACGGCTACGGTTTCCCCACCGGTGAATCCGGATGCGGTTCTCTCAAGAACGTCATGATTTGGCGTGGTCCCGGCGTTAAGCAGGGCTTTGTATACGACCGTCCCCGTTGGCTGGCTGACGTTGTACCTACCTTCTGCCACGCAACCGGCAACCCGGTTCCCGCAGATACCGAAGGTGCAATCTGCTACCAGATCTTCGAAGACGACAAGTAATTATATTTGACCCCCCATGGGTCATTTCACACCCGATTCCGCTTAAGCGGAGCGATTTTGTCTCTGAAATCGCTCCGCCAGCGGGGCCTGGATTCAACGGAACTTCGGCTCGTTCAGTCCGGACCCCGGAACAGGGTGGGGCATTCCTTGAAACAATCCCGCAGCTCCAGTGAGGGGGAGGTGGGGAAAAGAAATGGAGAACAATTAATGCTCTTTTTCGTAAATAAGCCGGAAGAGAAAGTCCTTGAGCGCATCGCGCTTGTTGGAGGCGATGAGGACAAAGCTCTGCTTCTGGTTGGTGATGCCGTTGTCCTCGGCACCGCTCACTGGGAAGAAAAATTCGAAGATATGGATGTGGAAGACATCTATGTGGCTAAAGATGCCGTGGAAGCCCGCAACATCGAACTCAGCGACAACTGTGAAGTAGTGGACTACGCCAAAATGGTCGACCTGCTGCTGGGCAGCGACGAAAAAGTCGTTTCACTTTAAGGAGAATGTGAGATGTCCAAGACTCTGACCATCATGCTTATGTCCGGTTCCGCTGAGAATGAGGATGCACAGTTCGCAACCAATCTCGCTGAAGCAGCCCTTGAGAAAGGGCACAAGGTACAGATGTATCTTTTCGGCAATGCCGTAAATATTTCCAAGAAAGAAGAGCCGATTGAAGGCGATCTGCATATTGCTCCCAGACTTGTTGATCATATTGAGCCCACTAAGAACTTCGAGCGTGTGGCCCGTCTGATTGAAAAAGGCGCTGATATTTCCACCTGCCACACCAACGAGCATGCCCGCGGCATTGAATCCAAGGAATACGTTGAAGGCGTTAAATGGGGCGATGTCGGCGGTTCTTTCACTAAATACCTGATGACTTCGGACGTATTGCTGTCCGTGGGCCACTAAGGAGGAATCCCATGATCAATTCTGCATGTCTGATTGTATCCAAGCCTCTTGGTGTAGAAATTTCCGCTCTCGGTATCCGCACTGCATGGGCCTGTCACCAGAACGGCTTCGAATGCAAGCTGGTTTTCGTCGAAGAAGGTGTTTGGTGTCTGACTGATAAACCCGGCTACCATAACTCCATGATCAAGGATTTTCTTGGCGAAGACGGTGAGGTCGTTTGTGTCCGTGAAGACCTTGAGAAGCGCGGTATTGATGAAGATGCGCTGGTGGATGGTGTTGAACTCAT contains:
- a CDS encoding glutamate decarboxylase; its protein translation is MLHEKDKIRAELLDDIYASSDLSLTMPKYKFPEEEHLPRDVYQVVHDELMLDGNSRQNLATFCSTWVDPEIHQLMDECVDKNMIDKDEYPQTAELENRCVHMLADLWNSPDAANTLGCSTTGSSEAAMLGGMAMKWRWREKMKAQGKTVDKPNMICGPVQICWHKFAKYWDVELREIPMEKDRLIMSPEEVIKRCDENTIGVVPTLGVTFTCDYEPVKEVCEALDKLQEETGLDIPVHVDGASGGFIAPFCDPDLEWDFRIKRVKSINTSGHKFGLSPLGVGWVIWRDREDLPDDLIFWVNYLGGNMPSFALNFSRPGGQIVAQYYNFLRLGKEGYRKIHQACYDTAAYIADEIEKLGVFDIVYNGRGGIPAVSWSLKEGSSPGFNCYDLSDKLRSRGWQVPAYSMPAHREDLVLMRILVRHGVSRDLGSLLIEDMKRCLDYFEKNPVTNSLGAEYGGYSHNSAK
- a CDS encoding amino acid permease; translation: MPSPAKKRLSVFTLSMMTVAAVCSLRGLPMMAREGLSMIFYILFSTLIFLIPASLVAAELGGAFSKESGGIYTWVKAAFGSRWGFTAIWLQWIQNVVWYPTVLGFAAGALAYLFMDPGLANSGAYTGSVILVAYWGATFITLAGTDLVSKVTKYGVLLGTVLPGILIIVLGLLWVNMGNPLEFLQVSPAVEAAEKAAGQLPHARLFPSINGLGSVAFLAGIILLFAGVEVHAVHANELEDPGKQFPESMFLAAAIIFLLFTLGSLCVAAVIPAHEISLTAGLMQAFKMLLSKFNLSFMTPVIGLLVAFGAIGGVMSWISGPSRGLLHTADQGELPPLLAKTNKNGMPINILMIQAVIVSLLAGLYFVMDNVSVAFFMISAMTVTLYLVMYIMMYAAAIKLRYTRPDLPRTYKVPGGLVGLCAVAGIGLLGVVFALIVGFFPPTNLKVGNPALYVALVAAGMVVFVGIPLLINALKKPDWKRDR
- a CDS encoding BCCT family transporter, yielding MATNGNGEGADLRPDLKILVPATLVLLGIIACSILFTEASEKVLKAAYSVFTHNTGTLYLWVTVGMMILCAFFMFSSYGNIKFGDEDEKPEFNNFSWIAMMFCSGVAGAVMFWSIVEPLFNLAYPPKFAEPLSRESFEWAMSYVLLHWGPVTWPWYMVTALPICYMFYKRKKPVLRISAAAEPVLGERVNGGIGKGIEVFFIIGLMFSNAAVMGVSVPIVNHALAQTLGIEPSFTLEMIILAVSAVIFTASVSMGLSKGIKLLSDANVVIALSMVFFCLVAGPTVFIMDNFTNSFGQMVGNFWSMIFWTDPYTKGTFPQDWTIFYALWMASYGPFMGLFIARISRGRTVRNVIGMGLAGGIAGSYMIHAVFGGYTMWAQLTGVVDAVGVLKASGGPAALVAVLSTLPAGHAVLIGYCVFSTIFLATSVDSCAYVISCSATTKLVPGHEPTRGHRFYWAAVQAGLALAAITMGGLGPVKIFANFSGALMLIPIAFAVAAWFKMVKEDNALLMCCKPKN
- a CDS encoding alkaline phosphatase family protein; translated protein: MAAKAKRVALLGFDCAIPKRLEALIEEGALPNFKKFKAEGSYMTEGYNMPTVTPPSWATICTGAFPRTHGVEDYYYYNEGESLHFSKCVQAFGSDMLTAQTIWDAWDKAGKKSLVVNYPVSWPSKMENGIMVQGEGLSPAEHRWQIEGYEHKEWLCAESCVATDFYPIGVQARFEEAEGWKNIPEEVEDQEPLEMVIPMEFGHAMDPLKPQTWYGLTWESEDDGYDIFALCPEKDFSKAFFTIKLREWSDVIESNFTIESDGRVEKGYFRCKLMELSDDAEDFKLYISGINGTKGYCAPADALQNVDFTKNIIANDMGFVGHANGIIDDETILELAQFHSEWITEVLTTLMKDNPDWDLVYMHTHLIDWFYHGFLDKMDSDDEAVREHAYNLERAIYQIEDRFLGNMMAIMPEDALTCLISDHGATPIGPILNTAEALKQAGLTAYEAREGEGNFFDESEGFNYELIPEKSKAVPQRYMFVYVNLKSKYPGGIVEDEDYEKVRNEIIDALYDYKHPETGERPVMCAIPKEDAKVFGMGGEQAGDVVYVLKPEYMAEHGYGFPTGESGCGSLKNVMIWRGPGVKQGFVYDRPRWLADVVPTFCHATGNPVPADTEGAICYQIFEDDK
- a CDS encoding DsrH/TusB family sulfur metabolism protein, with the translated sequence MLFFVNKPEEKVLERIALVGGDEDKALLLVGDAVVLGTAHWEEKFEDMDVEDIYVAKDAVEARNIELSDNCEVVDYAKMVDLLLGSDEKVVSL
- a CDS encoding DsrE family protein, whose product is MSKTLTIMLMSGSAENEDAQFATNLAEAALEKGHKVQMYLFGNAVNISKKEEPIEGDLHIAPRLVDHIEPTKNFERVARLIEKGADISTCHTNEHARGIESKEYVEGVKWGDVGGSFTKYLMTSDVLLSVGH
- a CDS encoding DsrH/TusB family sulfur metabolism protein codes for the protein MINSACLIVSKPLGVEISALGIRTAWACHQNGFECKLVFVEEGVWCLTDKPGYHNSMIKDFLGEDGEVVCVREDLEKRGIDEDALVDGVELIDADEVAEICEDFETVNYF